Proteins from one Podospora pseudoanserina strain CBS 124.78 chromosome 1, whole genome shotgun sequence genomic window:
- the TMN2 gene encoding Transmembrane 9 superfamily member 2 (BUSCO:EOG09261FH7; COG:U; EggNog:ENOG503NVFB) — MQLQSHAPSGATLLISLLALPQLTSAFYLPGVAPTSYKQDDAVPLYVNAIRPVGDADSVLHSVLSWDYYHPTFQFCAPEGGGQPVGESLGSILFGDRIKTSAFELKMKHNETCKKQCEVTYGKNAAQFINQQIQEGVSLNWLVDGLPAGQKTIDVLSDTEFTNPGFLLGEQLDDGRIKFNNHYDIVIEYHEVNGNNGQYRVVGVIVQPESRKYTGEIGPDTCNTAPDIVELSETGDTKVRFTYSVYWIESTTAWATRWDKYLHVYDPKIQWFSLINSSVIVIFLVLTVMSVLVRALKKDIARYNRLDQINLDDLSGTSVLEDGVQEDSGWKLVHGDVFRNPSHPLLLSVFLGNGTQLFVMAGFTIAFALLGFLSPSNRGSLGTIMVLLYTVLGFVGGYTSARMYKSLHGEKWKLNIILTPLLVPGIVFAVFFLLDLFLWAEESSGAVPFTTMLVLIFIWFLISVPLSFAGSWLAFRAPAIEPPVRTNQIPRQIPPVTTYLKPIPSMLLVGLLPFGAIFVELYFIMTSIWFSRIYYMFGFLFLCYGLMIITCAAVTVLLVYFLLCAENYNWQWRAFLAAGTSGGYIFLNALIYWVTKLSLSGFAGSVLYIGYSALISFLFFILTGTIGYFASWLFVRKIYSSIKID, encoded by the exons ATGCAACTACAAAGCCACGCGCCCTCAGGGGCAACgctcttgatctccttgctcgccctcccccaactcaCATCAGCTTTCTACCTTCCAGGTGTTGCGCCGACCTCATACAAGCAGGATGACGCCGTACCACTCTACGTCAACGCGATTCGACCAGTCGGCGATGCAGATTCAGTATTACATTCAGTATTATCATGGGACTACTACCACCCAACATTTCAATTCTGCGCGCCAGAAGGGGGAGGGCAACCTGTGGGGGAGAGCTTGGGAAGCATCTTGTTTGGAGACAGAATCAAAACATCGGCCTTCGAGCTCAAGATGAAGCACAACGAAACCTGCAAGAAGCAGTGCGAGGTGACATACGGAAAGAACGCGGCCCAGTTCATAAACCAGCAGATTCAAGAAGGTGTCAGTCTCAACTGGCTGGTGGATGGGCTTCCGGCAGGCCAGAAGACAATCGATGTCTTGTCCGACACTGAGTTTACGAACCCCGGTTTCCTGTTGGGCGAGCAGCTAGACGATGGCCGAATCAAGTTCAACAACCACTACGACATCGTTATCGAGTATCACGAGGTCAACGGAAACAACGGCCAGTACCGTGTTGTCGGCGTCATTGTCCAGCCCGAGTCGAGGAAGTACACTGGCGAGATCGGCCCGGACACTTGCAACACAGCACCGGACATCGTCGAGCTGAGCGAGACAGGCGACACCAAGGTGCGGTTCACCTACAGCGTATACTGGATCGAGTCTACGACTGCTTGGGCCACCAGATGGGACAAGTACCTCCATGTGTACGACCCCAAGATTCAGTGGTTCTCCCTCATCAACTCGTCTGTTAttgtcatcttcctcgtcctaACTGTCATGTCCGTCTTGGTCCGGGCTCTGAAGAAGGACATTGCGCGGTACAACCGTTTGGATCAAATCAACCTCGATGACCTGTCTGGAACTTCTGTGCTGGAAGATGGCGTGCAGGAGGACTCCGGCTGGAAGCTCGTCCATGGCGACGTCTTCCGCAATCCTtcccacccactcctcctctccgtATTCTTGGGCAACGGCACCCAGCTCTTCGTCATGGCTGGCTTCACCATTGCCTTTGCCCTGCTAGGCTTCCTCTCCCCGTCCAACCGCGGTTCTCTCGGCACCATCATGGTCCTCCTTTACACGGTTTTGGGCTTTGTCGGTGGCTACACCTCTGCTCGCATGTACAAGTCGCTCCATGGCGAGAAGTGGaagctcaacatcatcctgaCTCCACTCTTGGTGCCTGGGATCGTCTTCGCCGTCTTCTTTCTGCTCGACCTCTTCCTGTGGGCCGAGGAGTCATCCGGCGCCGTGCCATTTACCACCATGCTCGTGCTCATCTTCATTTGGTTCCTCATCAGTGTTCCCCTTTCGTTCGCTGGCTCCTGGCTTGCCTTCCGCGCACCCGCGATCGAACCTCCTGTGCGCACCAACCAGATTCCTCGCCAGATCCCGCCAGTCACCACATATCTCAAGCCCATTCCCAGCATGCTTCTCGTTGGTCTGCTTCCCTTTGGCGCCATCTTCGTGGagctttactttattatgACGTCGATCTGGTTCAGCCGGATCTACTACATGTTTGGGTTCTTGTTCCTGTGCTACGGCTTGATGATCATCACTTGCGCCGCCGTCACCGTGCTGCTGGTTTACTTCTTGCTATGCGCTGAGAACTACAACTGGCAGTGGAGGGCTTTCTTGGCTGCTGGTACAAGCGGTGGGTATATCTTCCTCAACGCCCTCATCTACTGGGTTACCAAGCTGTCTTTGAGCGGGTTTGCGGGAAGTGTGTTGTACATTGGGTACAGCGCCTTGATTTCCTTTTTGTTCTTCATCCTGACTG GCACCATCGGATATTTTGCCAGCTGGCTGTTTGTGCGCAAGATTTACTCTTCAATCAAGATTGACTAG